The genomic region TTCCTCACCAACAGCGATCGCATAGCGGTCAGCCTCTACTTGGCCATCTTCACCCGCCAACACATTACCCTGGACATCATAAACCGCTAGAGGGAGATGGCTGATCTGCAGAATGCGCTGCGCTAAGGGCAAGAGCTCCTTGCGTAAGATAGATCGGAGCCGAATTTCCGCCATGGGCTTATAAACCTAAAATTTGCTGGGATTTTTGTAAAATTTCATCTGGATCAAAGGGTTTCGTCATGTAGATATCTGCACCCATGTTCTCACCCTTCTGCTTATCAATTTCCTGCCCTTTGGCCGTCAGCATGATGATGTAGGTGTTACGAAGATTGCTATCTTGCTTAACAGCCGCACAAACCTCATAGCCATTCATCTTGGGCATCATGACGTCTAAAAAGACGAGCTGAGGGCATTCACGGCGAATTAGGTCTAGAGCCTGCTGCCCATCACCTGCTGTCAACAGTTCTACCCCTTCATCCTCCAAGTCTTCTAGGGTTTGTTCCATCAGAGCCCGAATATGGGGCTCATCGTCCACAATGAGAATTTTTTGTGTCATGACATCAAGAATCTTAGAGCTAGGATGAATGCTGGGGTAACTCGTCCAGTGGCTGATCAGCTAGCAAGAAAAAGCATAGATTTTCGGCTCCTTTTTCCCACTGAAAGCGCTTGAGGATATCGTGCTGCTCCGCATCCGTGATGCTGGCGATCATCATGTCCGGCTTGGCTAAAACCACCTGACTTAAAAACTCTTGGCGGTTGTAAACCTGAACATTATATCCACCGGTGCGCAGAGCGCTCACCAGCCCACTCGTTGTGGATACATCGTCATCGACAACCAAAACGGTTTTCTGGGATGCACCATAGGAAACTAGCCGATCAACCTCATGGATGAGATCGCTGACCTCTAGCGGTTTTGTAAAGTAGCGATCGACACCTAGGCGGTAGCCACGCTCGCGATCTTCTAAAATGGACAGGATGATGATGGGGATGCGCGAGGTTTGAGGATCGCTTTTGAGGGTTTCGGCAACCTGAAAACCATCTACCCCTGGCATCACTATATCTAAGATGATCAAACTAGGGCAAAAACTACGCACTTTTTCGATCGCTTCTTCACCATTTTCCGCTTCTTGCACCTCATAGCCTTCCGCTTCCAATTCCTGGCGCAACAGGTTACGGATGTTGGCATCATCATCCACCACCAAGACGCTTTTGGCAGCAGGCGTTAGGCTAGAAGGCTGGGGCAGGTAGGCTTTGAGCTGCTTTAGAAGGTCATCCCGGTTCACTAAGGGGCGATCGCTCTCCTCAGAATCAGAAACGGCATCTTCTAAAAGCGGCAGGGTGAAGTAGAACGTACTACCCTGGCCTAGTTCACTTTCCACCCACAGCTCCCCGGCGTGGTGTTCAACAATTTGCTTACAAATGGGTAGTCCGAGACCCGTCCCCTGGGGCTTATCGGTGAGGGTATCGCCCACCTGCCTGAATTTTTCAAACACCTTAGGCTGATCTTCGGGCGCAATGCCGATGCCACTGTCGGTAATACCCACCACCAAGCGATCGCCCTCCTGTCTAGCCTGACAGCGCACTACCCCGGCGGGGGTGAATTTGACCGCATTGGAGAGAAGGTTGATGATC from Candidatus Obscuribacterales bacterium harbors:
- a CDS encoding response regulator; its protein translation is MTQKILIVDDEPHIRALMEQTLEDLEDEGVELLTAGDGQQALDLIRRECPQLVFLDVMMPKMNGYEVCAAVKQDSNLRNTYIIMLTAKGQEIDKQKGENMGADIYMTKPFDPDEILQKSQQILGL